The sequence TGTGGTGGCGTATTTAACCAATTGAGGGCAATTGTGGAATCAgaccaaaaatagatttttgaaaattgcaattgcAAAGATTTTACAGTGGCGCTGTATAGTTGCGCCAACAAAAGAGCTGCACGCAATTCCAATCTTGGCAATGACGTAGTTTTTAAGGGAGAAACTCGTGACTTAGAACAAATAAGAGCACAATGATGATTGCCTTGAGTGCCCGATGATCTCAAATAGAGGCAAGCGCCATAGGCCTTCGCACTAGCATCGCAAAACCCATGTAGCTGAATCTCAGTTGAATTTGGAATCATGATACAACGATCAAACCTGAGATCGTTTAACAACGGCAATTCGTTTCGGTATTGGATCCAAGCCTTTTGAACCTCGACTGGAGCAGGTGTGTCCCATGTGAGTTTGCGTTTCCAAAGCTTTTGGATCATAATTTTTGCGGACAAAACTACGGGCCCTAATAAACCTAATGGGTGGAATAACTTAGCAGTTTGAGATAAAATCACTCGCTTTGTTATTGTATCGTTCGAACTTGGCAGATTGACAGTATATAAAATGGAATCGGTTTTCGCATTCCAGTGTATGCCtaatgtttttattgtttctgtCGGGTCGAGGGATCGGTACGTAATTGAGGTTTCATCCGACAAATCATTGCATAAAGTGGATGATTTGATGCCCATTTTCGCAGATTGAAACTGCCTTTATTTAAAAGAGTACTTAAATTGTTTCGAAGTTCAAGAGCCTCTTGAAGTGTATGCGCGCCTGTTAAGAGGTCATCCACATAGAAGTCGCGTTTGAGAATAGCCGATGCAATGGGATACGATTCGCGTTCGTCATCCGCGAGTTTGTGTAGTGTGCGAATTGCAAGAAATGGTGCGCAAGCGGTTCCGAAGGTAACCCTATTCAATGAATAAATTTTGATAGGTTCGGAAGGGTCTGGCCGCCAcaagattttctgaaaaagacTGTTGTCTTGCGCTACACGAATTTGCCTGTACATTTGTTGTATGCCTGCTGTCATGGCAtacaaaaatgttctaaatcGAGCAAGAATGGAAAACAGATCCTCTTGTATAGTAGGACCAACCATGAGAGTATCGTTTAAAGAGATACCAGTCGAAGTTTTGGCAGATCCGTCAAATACGACTCTAGTTTTTGTAGTAATGCTACTTTCCTTCACTACAGCGTGATGCGGGAGAAAATAGCCCTTATTTGAAACTAAGTGACTGGGAATTAATGACATATGATTTTCAGTGAGATAGCCTTGCATGCATTCTGTGTATTGAGATTTAAAAGAAGGGTTTTTCTCGAATTTACGTTCTAGCGCATAGAATCTTTGAAAAGCTGTATTGCGAGAATCATCAAGCGAATCTTTCTTATTATTAAAGTGCAGTTTGACTACGTTGCGGTTACTATCGTCCCGCGTAGTATTTTTCACATAATGCGATTCACACTCCTTTTCTTCCCGAGAACgaattttatttggattttctGGTTCTAGTTCCCACAAAATCGGTAAATCTTGAAATTTGATAAGATTGCAAGAAGCTTGCATCGGACTTATCGGGGCAGTACGAGGTTGGGTGTAACGTCCGGCGACAATCCAATCTAAATCGGTTTCTTGCAAAATGGCTGATTGACCTGGGAAACGAATTTTTCCTGTCCCTAAAAGCTCGTAATAAAATTCAGCCCCTATTAAAATATCTACGTCTGCAGGTCGGTGAAATTCAGGATCAGCTAACGAGATGTTTTCAGGAATCTTAGATAGCTTTTGATTAAGTGTAATGGACGGCATTCTACTAGAAATTTCATTGAAGACGAGAaatgacattttcaaattaagatcATTTACGCGTGATTTGATGTTAGTAGAGGTAGTATATTTGACATTCGTTTTTAAGTTGTCTTCTCCTCTGAGTTGCATGTCAAGACGATTTTTCTTGAGACCGAGAGCGGAAGCAAATTTATCGGTAATTGAATTGCACTGAGAACAACTATCGAGAAGAGCGCGGCACGGATGATATTGACCTTTATTGTCTAAAATTTCGACTAATGCCGTTCCAAGAATTACTTGCGATGGTAATTGTGCATGAATGCTGACCAAAGTGGTAGAAGAGTTTACAGGTTTCGAAACGTCCTGCTCTGGGATCTTTTCAGGAAAATGTAAAAGAGAATTATGTCGTTTTTTACATATGCGACAAGGACCTTTGCGACATTCACGGGTACTATGTTGAGGGCTAAAACAATTGTGGCAGAAGGATGCCTTTTTCACAAAATCATATCTATCTGCTGCTGACATCTTCGAGAACGTTCTACACGAGTAAAGTAGGTGCTCCTCTGAGCAAAGTAAACACTTAAGCTTAAAGGTTGCATCCTTTGAAATCGACGCGGACATGCATGATTATGATGGCTTAAAATTGAATCGCGAGTGTGTGACATTTTTGGTGTATTTTTATGGGACTGAGTAGGTTTCTGAGAAAATTGGGTAGATTCAATGAGCGCTCTTTGTTCTAGAAAGGAAGTCATATCTTTCATAGTGGGCATATCGGAAGTACCTATACTCTCCTCCCACTTTTCCCGagtataatcgttcaatttttcctTTACTATAAAAATAAGCAAGCTATCCCATTGATCTACAGGCTGACTTAACGTTTTAAGAGCTCTAACGCGTTTTTGAACATTGTCCAATAGCGCGCGAACTGAGAATTCCTTTGAAACTGTATGAATTTCAAGTAAAGACTTGATATgactttcaacaataaattttcgATTATCGTATCGTTTTATTAAAAGGTCCCACGCTATTGGATAATTCGCGGCAGTTGTTTCAAGTGAATTAATTACTTCTTTTGCGTCACCCTGTACGCATGCCTTGAGATACATAAATTTGTTGATCGTAGGGATATTCATGTTGTCATGGCACATAGCCTTAAAGGAATCATAGAACTCGAGCCACGTATCAAACGTACCATAAAAGGTAGGAGTTTGAagctttggtaattgaaaatgaGACGAATTTTGATTAGGAAATTGACCCGGATCTAGGTTCATTGTAagcgaattttgaattaaattagaaTGATTACTGGAAGCAGATTGTGCGGAACCGATTCCTGACAAAGAGGACagtttttgaatgtatttttttgcaGTGCCACTTATCTCGTAGAATCGATCCTCGAATTCCAACCGTTCTGACTCGTGTACTGAGACGTCGTCATTCGGTTGTAATTCTTCGATTCCCGTTTGAACTTCGTCAAAGGATTGCCAAAGTTCATTGTGTCTCAACAGTCGCCCTTCTAAATCGAGCGAATATAAATCTGTattatcttgtattttcttgAGAATAGTTTTAAACCTTGTAACTTGAGTTTTAATAGTTTCCCACAACGCATTATAATATCGACGCGATAGGATATACATGGATATGGAAAATCGATAAATCACTGGACTTACTTTGATTCGCTGAGACTTGCGTTGCAGATGATGAGACGTTGATTTGCAGTAGAAGTTCCTTCTCTGAAAGTAGGAAGCACGTCTGAACTCAGTTGGAAGCTCTTGTTTTGTCGTAGATGTAGCATTGACCACAGATGTAGTATTGACAAATGTAGTGCTAGAAATCCTCCTCAGTAGTGGTGCTGgtttgcttttgttaaaaatgttctttgaaTCATTTCTTTAAAACTCACAGAAACGAATTCACTATTTAAAGTCACTAGCTTTGAAATCACTAGCACAAAGTCCAAACGTCATTGATTAAAAGTCACTAGTTTTAAAATCACTAGTATTTAAAATCACCAGTTTTGAAATGAagtatgaatttcaaaattcattaattaaaggCCACTAGTTTTAAAATCACTAGTATTCACATTCATGCTAGTTTTGGAATTGCTAACTTCACGTACACAGATCTTAAGAAGTTCACTCAGTTTTTAACATTCATTGAATTCACAAAAGCAATGTCTCACATTTTTACCGAACCGGCGCGATTTTATTTGAAGCGCGCTTACTATGCAAAACATCCGCGACTCGCGAAGGACCAAAATGTTCCTTATGTAGGATGGTAATTTTATAGGGAACTAGATGTAATTGGGTCTTTTGTATAAAAACtgttacaaaaaaacaaaatacaacttATGCTATGTTTATTAATAGTACAAAACACTGTATATGGAATGGAGGAGTTATATTACAATTATATGCTATTGGAAAACAATTTGTTAGGCTGCCTATGCAACGAACTGCATAGGTCAGATGCTCATTAGAGACTAGTTGACGGTTTCGGTTTTGGAGATGACGCGAACGTCGATTTTGGAAATCGACGAAGTGGAAAACCCTAAGGGAAAAACCCCCGAAGTTGAAACCCAAGGGTCTAGAGGCCCTTGGTCACATGGTTGACAGATGCGTAAGTAAAGACAGGCAGGCTAACGATTTAAGAACCTTGAAAATAACGTCTAATGACAGAAAAGTTTTTACAGCGATCGGCGATCGTGCCTTCAGACGGTTTAGGCAGCTTATTGCAATAAAGACATAAAATAGAAACTTTAGGAATTTTCACTTCTAGTAAACACTTACATACACAATTTAGAAGTTAGGATGTTAAAGACAAATGTTCCTAAATATTGTTCCCAGAGtaacgtaaaataaatttttgccttTCGACGAATCgcataaaaataagtataatataattgttCCGACGGAACATTAACTTTACAAGGCGCTAGGCACCCTTCCGGTACCACCTGACGGAAAGAGAAatgtataaaatgaaatttcgaaataagTTATCTCTAAAAGCATGATTAAATGCCCTAACTCTTGGTAGAGGGATTATTCGTGGGGTAAGAAACGTGTagaccctttttttaaataacaataattgaaacgACTTTATTAAtgtgaaagaaaaagaataatggattgataaatttacaaaatgtccGTTAAATGAAACTCATGTTGGCATTCGCCAGAAGGGCATTACTTGCAATTATAGGTTAAGCGGATGCTCCAAAAACTTCTGCCATTTTCATCCTTACAAGCGATTACgcataaacattattttaaaagaaaaacttagtTAAAAACATTCTTGGAaacaaaagaagagaaaaaaacgtTACGGGATTATGCCTAAAAACTACAACACACAGTAAAATACCTCAAAGGCACACACTTGTAAAACCCGAAGAacgaaaacaataaattattttattgcgaGAAAAAACATAGACACTGCgcgaaattcattctttttttaaaagacaaaagACTATAATTTTGAGGGAAGAAAAACTAAGACGCCTACCTTTGTCTCCCTGAAGCCGATGTGAATCGAGGAAGAAAATTCCTTGCGACTCAGTACGTACAAATAACTGTAGAGCGTGGAAGACCAACACGAACTGAACTCTTGCCTTGCTTTCTTGGCGCCTTCCCGCTTGTCTCCGCTTGTTCACCGGTTAGGTCCGGGAGGTGCTGCCCCCTATAAGCTTTACTCCTGGCTCGTATGGTGTAGTAGGTTACGTCGTAACCAACCTGATGGTGGTACGCCAGTCACCACCCGACGCGCTAGTAGTGTTAATGATGGTCGCCAGTTGTTATGACATGTGCCGCGCCGGATGTTAAATTGGTGTTTTTCATTAAAGGAAATAAGTGAAAATTAACCTGGATGGCATAGGTTATTGATAGAGTCGAAGTATAGATGGAATTGCATCTGTGAACTGTGAGTGACTGGCCGGTAATAGCGgtgttttattttttggataacaAATGAGTGTTAATACTGGAGCCCTCCAGAATTTCCTCCAAAACGTCGCAGATGTTGTTCCGGATTTATTATTCCGGATTTCAGGGAAACGAAGGCAGATCGTctgcacggaaaaaaaattcttgaggcgaacgagtgaatatagaatatattaaactcaaagaaagtgtacgcttggaatTGGTAAAACGtctagttagaagagttacacattcagttactttatgtaaattgttctcgtaaatcaggaatttgggcaaaattgctaagttggaaagtttattattttcgacagattatgtataattgtattatctNNNNNNNNNNNNNNNNNNNNNNNNNNNNNNNNNNNNNNNNNNNNNNNNNNNNNNNNNNNNNNNNNNNNNNNNNNNNNNNNNNNNNNNNNNNNNNNNNNNNcctacaatcgaaacaaatgtaaattattattactgcatcataaactccatttaatattaacaatcgcgcacattttaagtggtaaaaagcgtttaattgtccgaagtaaatctcaactgtcactgctcccgattagaccgtcgccattttattttgctgctcccataatgcaccggcgctcttccgacaattgcttcagacacctattcttaatatccctattatagctatacttattaggggtttgactatacgatatccctggtatatggaaaatggtcaaggatattcattttcgctgattcagggatctttctaaattccttcgttcgttttcagcctaatgtttggctataataaggaataatatccctgtcacagctcaattctTTTTACCGTGTggctttaaaaatatagaaagttTTCCTAACCCTAAACTAcgaataatgttaaacaattactCAGAGCCCTTCCTCTAAAACAAATAAGTCataaaagtaagtaaatttaacttAATCTGCACTTATTCGAGATTCCACAGTTCTCAGTTTCACTCCTTAATGAATTAGATTTCTGAGTTCGTGCTGGTCTTTGAATGTTTcgcggtttttaaaattttcattaatgttAATCACAAGTTGAGGGGAGGATCCATAACGGGTGATAGGCCATCTCGTTACAAAACCCCCTCCCAGACTGACCAGCGGGGTTCCAAAACCAGCAGGCGCCATCAATCCGACCCTCAAGCTACATTTCAAGTCTGATTATCTTCTGAAGTGTCGTTAAATTAGTCGGGTTGTAATGACTTAAATCCGActgctttaaaaatgaaaagaaattataaaaaaataaataaaacgaggTTAAATGAAATAGGGCTCATGAGGCAAccgttttcataagaaaaaaatgtaatcattggcAGCGATTGACATACCCAAGCATGACTGTAATAGTGTCTGAAAagcaattatattaatttaagtaTGCTAACTACCAGACCCGTGAACAGACaagtatgtaaaatatattaaatgataTTGATTAATGCCTGCTCTCTACCAGACCAATCAACAGAAAAGTATTGCTGTATTCTAAAGGCCATCTTAAACTGACAAATCCTAATTTAGACAAACTGGTGCAACTTTGAGGCAACAGACGCAATCAATCTATAAACCGTACTTCCAACTTGAATACTTGCAactaaattctaattttcaacaacgagaAAGTGCTGTTAACAGTACCACAGGCTGGCGGGGAGGCAGAAGATCCGAACTAGGACGATTATCCGGCCCGAGTGGTAACCGGGACGACATCTCTCTTCGCCTGTACCTCTCAACGCACCTTGAGCACTGACTGACCCTCACTCCCGGTCGGCCACACGAAAAACAAAACTTCCCTCTCGGGACCGAGAGAGCCTGATAAGGGTGCCCCGATATGTGGCAATTCTAACATCCGTTCTACGGTGGTGGCATCAGCGGAAGAAGGAAGGTACTCCTGTACACCTTACGAACCCATGGGGAGGAGGGGGCTGGATTCTTATACAGGACCCGATTTTGATTATAAAACAGGCGTAGACATGACTGTCCCGCTGCTGATGACTTAACAAGTAGCCCGACCAACGACCTCCGAAGCGGCTCCAATTGTGCCATTGTAGTGTGATGAACGGAAGCTGGTAGTCCTATTAGGGCCGACACCGGTATGACTAAACCCGCGAACGGCGACGGGCTCTACAAACTCAGATCAGAACGAGAGGGATCCTCTTCGGCCACAGCCGTGGAAGAGAGGGAAATCTGAAGGTACCCCATTTTCTGGATCTAAGTCGACTACTTCGGCAGGGACCTTCTTCTCCCTCCTCCGTCTTTCGAGCCTGGTGGTGGTTAGGGTCTTAGGGATGGCTCCCTTCGACCTTCCGGGGCCTTCCTGGACCGCACGGCGGACGAGATGGGCCATCGGGATTTTGGTGGTTCGCCTCCGAGGTCTCCCTCAAGTTCCAGTGTCTCGCTGGTCTGCTGATGTGGGCAGTCAAGTTTGAGGATACCCCTAGATATCTATATGATGGTTCACCATGTGTGTGGCTGGGAGATTAGGTGGCATAGgaggaatttttcttttaagaaaatcgtCTAAGTATTTAGCCTCTGAAGGCTTTAATTCCTTTATGCCAGCACAAGCTTGCCAGGCTCAATTTGACAGAGAGACATCAGGAGCCTCCGCACGATTATCCAACATTTCCTGTGGCAGGGTTGTTTCAGAACCTACTACTTGCCCCTGATAGGTTCGCCAAATACCGTTAACCAATCTCCTAATTCATGGCTTAAATCGAAAATCAAAGTCAAACAATTCGGCAAAATCGTAGCCAAACAAAACTTCACAGTCAAAAATTGGCGCGAAACGAATCGGCAAATATTTGCTTATACCTAAAAACTTAAGTGTAAGACGGCTTGTCCGGCGGTTTCCTCTATCACCCCGTTGGGATACATAATTCCTGGGCGTGGCTAATCAGCTAATTTTTCCAGTAAGGTACTAAACTTGCCGAAAGCTGGCTTGCATATATAAGTGCAGCACAAGCCGGGATCAAAAAGTCTATTTAGTGGTTGGTCATTCACACAAAAGGTAATGAATAGATGCCTATCGTCAAGCACCATATTTACTTCATCGAAGATAATCTAAGGGGCTTCAACAACGAAAGCGGGAAGTGATTGGACCCTAGTATCACTTGCCCTTATTCGTTTCCCGGTCTGGGTCCAGAGCATCCGCTACAGTTCGCAGAGTATTGACCGGATTTACCACATCTGTAGCAAAACATACTCTTAGGTTTAAGACAGGAACGGTGACCGTGGCATGTCTCATTACAATTCCACTGTATTTGGTTTTGTTGAACCTCGAACATCGGAACCCACGACTGCGGTCGGTAAATTTGACACCTCAGTGGCCTGGGTACCCAATGGAGGATAGGTAAAATTAGCTGGCATCACATGTGCCTCAAGAATGCCGGGAAAATAGCCGTAATTAAAATAAGGTGGATGGTATCCGAAAAGGTTAAGCACAGGAGAGGCCTGTACCTGCGGAGGACGAATTACAGTGCAAGCGCTGCCTGGATTATTacctggatttttattatttgtgaggTGGGAATTTTCACCACCACCACGTTTCTTACCGCGATTTTTTACCGAGGGGATAAATACCTTTCCTTCATAGCTCTAGTTGCTTAATATCGCTCTCCAGTATCCTCCAATTCTTTAAAAGTCGGGTATTCTACTTTAGATAAAGCATCCGGATACTTTGGATGTAAATTATTAATGGCAAGTTGTAATTGCCCTAACTCCGATATCGGAGGGTCACAATGCCGGAAGATCAAGCGAATATTTAGCAGGTAGTCCGC comes from Belonocnema kinseyi isolate 2016_QV_RU_SX_M_011 chromosome 5, B_treatae_v1, whole genome shotgun sequence and encodes:
- the LOC117173687 gene encoding uncharacterized protein LOC117173687; translated protein: MPSITLNQKLSKIPENISLADPEFHRPADVDILIGAEFYYELLGTGKIRFPGQSAILQETDLDWIVAGRYTQPRTAPISPMQASCNLIKFQDLPILWELEPENPNKIRSREEKECESHYVKNTTRDDSNRNVVKLHFNNKKDSLDDSRNTAFQRFYALERKFEKNPSFKSQYTECMQGYLTENHMSLIPSHLVSNKGYFLPHHAVVKESSITTKTRVVFDGSAKTSTGISLNDTLMVGPTIQEDLFSILARFRTFLYAMTAGIQQMYRQIRVAQDNSLFQKILWRPDPSEPIKIYSLNRVTFGTACAPFLAIRTLHKLADDERESYPIASAILKRDFYVDDLLTGAHTLQEALELRNNLSTLLNKGSFNLRKWASNHPLYAMICRMKPQLRTDPSTRQKQ
- the LOC117173686 gene encoding uncharacterized protein LOC117173686, coding for MIQKLWKRKLTWDTPAPVEVQKAWIQYRNELPLLNDLRFDRCIMIPNSTEIQLHGFCDASAKAYGACLYLRSSGTQGNHHCALICSKSRVSPLKTTSLPRLELRAALLLAQLYSATVKSLQLQFSKIYFWSDSTIALNWLNTPPHTLKTFEANRVAEIQEKTEGHEWPHVPTHDNPADLISGGQGPQEFLNNEFWSHGPNWLSKKDDAWPQLNIKNHERSEVRESPPITSLKITLLGTNILERLISRSKWQVTSDQSMIKLGTLVVIKEDNLPPMM